The Bacillota bacterium region CCGGGCCGATGCGTGCCCTGGAGCTGGCCCGGGCCAATCGGTGGGCGGGACCTCGGCCGGGACGACCCGGTCTCGGCCTGCCGGGCGCTCCTGTCGTGCGCCCGGACGGTCGCCGTCAAGCTGGGCAGGGACGGATGTTGCGTGGCCGGGCCGGACCTTCCGGGCCCGGCGACCATTGCCCCCAACAAGCCCTTGAAGGCCCTGGACACAACCGGGGCGGGGGATTCCTTCGACGCGGCCTTCGTCCTATGCATGCTCCGCGGCCTGACCCCGGCGGATGCCGGCAAATTGGCCAATACCTGGGCCTCAGGGACCATCATGAGGCTCGGGGCGAGGACCGACCGCCGGATGTCCAACGGCCTATCCCTATATGACGTGGGAGGCATCGTCGAGTGAAGCGTCTACCGAACAACTTTGCCCTGGCCACCAGGGCCCTCAAGGTGATGCCGGCGGTGGCCGCGGCGCTCAGGGAAGGGCGACCGGTGGTGGCCCTCGAGTCGACCATCATCACCCATGGCCTGCCCCACCCGGAGAACATCGACACGGCCATGGCCGCCGAGGCCGAGATCACCCGGCTGGGGGCGGTCCCGGCGACCATCGCCGTCGTCGACGGCGATGTCCGGGTCGGTCTCGACCCCGGCGAACTGGTCGGGCTGGCTGCGGCCGGGCGTGGCTCGGTGATCAAGATCAGCCGGCGCGACCTGCCGATCGCCGTGGCCCGCGGCCTGTCCGGGGGGACGACGGTTTCGGCGACGATGGCCGTGGCGGCGGCCGCGGGCATCCGTGTCTTCGCCACCGGTGGCATCGGCGGCGTCCACCGCGGCGCGCCCCAGACCTTCGACATCTCGGCCGACCTGGCCGAGCTTGGGCGGACCAGCGTGGCCGTGGTCTGCGCGGGGGCCAAGTCGATCCTCGACCTGCCGCTGACCCTCGAATACCTGGAGACCCTGGGCGTGCCGGTCATCGGCTATCGAACCGGCGAATTCCCGGCCTTCCACAGCCCGTCCAGCGGGCTTCAGGTGGACTACCGCGCCGACACGCCCCAGGAGGTCGCCGAGATCATGCGGGTCAAGTGGGAGCTCGGGTTGGAGGGCGGGATCGTGATCGCCAACCCGGTCCCTGAAGCGGCGGCCATCGACCGCGCGGTCGTCGAACAAGCGGTCCGG contains the following coding sequences:
- a CDS encoding PfkB family carbohydrate kinase produces the protein MPRRKALGPGSEVPRSPGRCVPWSWPGPIGGRDLGRDDPVSACRALLSCARTVAVKLGRDGCCVAGPDLPGPATIAPNKPLKALDTTGAGDSFDAAFVLCMLRGLTPADAGKLANTWASGTIMRLGARTDRRMSNGLSLYDVGGIVE
- a CDS encoding pseudouridine-5'-phosphate glycosidase: MPAVAAALREGRPVVALESTIITHGLPHPENIDTAMAAEAEITRLGAVPATIAVVDGDVRVGLDPGELVGLAAAGRGSVIKISRRDLPIAVARGLSGGTTVSATMAVAAAAGIRVFATGGIGGVHRGAPQTFDISADLAELGRTSVAVVCAGAKSILDLPLTLEYLETLGVPVIGYRTGEFPAFHSPSSGLQVDYRADTPQEVAEIMRVKWELGLEGGIVIANPVPEAAAIDRAVVEQAVRHALTHAAVEGVRGPDLTPFLLARLNDLTKGAALKTNVALVLNNARLAAAVARAWAGK